The Rhododendron vialii isolate Sample 1 chromosome 8a, ASM3025357v1 genome has a window encoding:
- the LOC131298546 gene encoding uncharacterized protein LOC131298546 yields the protein MFQSPLCSCEIDESQPVSFRRDEVTFPKYNSDSTLEPNTLSGKSLPQKEDECLKKLVDNILDDSKKYAPAMVDELTEERHSISDNLTIKIVYLEKQMEIEKQSNKDALAMNVELRKEKDSITNDMSTKIEHLENEKKQMEIEKISICEPLNDEIAKLKKLVESQDKQIVMLKDDMSKGPLTTMHELKNQKQSLEKDLIEKVESLEKEKKQLEFQKLKMQEDNDVVLQSKDQQIIALVRKIEETEEEMKNQIQNLDKQNKKLCLAKDRYIQTLLNKASVLKKQKAKQQDVNNVLQMQIDEFKIHEVTQYYADETEGAVHQVTQNATREKIRRLEREKEELELELLDIRVHEEKQKRKAVKSLISPNSNIIALKARERKKNTDAHFVYEEVKKKTKTGKELFIDVDDLVESQKDERENKKLRKLKANAEVPKLLSHESWMAIETLWNTADISTEVWSSKDELVHVTAHDIQTLLFESALSTLTFKFHCTEVWSSKDELVHVTAHDIQTLLFESALSTLTFKFH from the exons ATGTTTCAGTCTCCATTGTGCTCTTGCGAAATAGATGAATCACAGCCTGTTAGTTTCAGACGTGATGAAGTGACCTTTCCCAAATATAATTCGGATTCAACTCTTGAACCTAATACATTGAGTGGAAAATCACTACCACAAAAAGAAGATGAATGTTTGAAGAAACTTGTGGATAACATATTAGATGATTCAAAGAAGTATGCACCTGCAATGGTTGATGAATTGACAGAAGAAAGACACTCAATTAGTGATAATCTCACTATAAAGATTGTATATTTGGAGAAGCAGATGGAGATTGAGAAACAATCAAATAAGGATGCACTTGCCATGAATGTCGAATTGAGGAAGGAAAAAGACTCAATTACGAATGACATGTCCACAAAGATCGAACATTTGGAGAATGAAAAGAAGCAGATGGAGATTGAGAAAATATCAATTTGCGAGCCTCTCAATGACGAGATTGCAAAATTGAAGAAACTGGTGGAAAGTCAAGACAAACAGATTGTAATGTTGAAAGATGATATGAGCAAAGGCCCACTCACAACGATGCATGAACTCAAGAACCAAAAACAATCGTTGGAGAAGGATCTGATTGAGAAGGTTGAAAGTctggagaaggaaaagaagcaATTGGAGTTTcagaaattgaaaatgcaagaagaCAATGACGTTGTGCTACAATCTAAAGATCAGCAAATTATAGCATTGGtaagaaaaattgaagaaacagaAGAGGAAATGAAGAATCAAATCCAGAATcttgacaaacaaaataaaaagctgTGTTTGGCAAAGGACAGATACATACAGACACTTTTGAACAAAGCCAGTGTCCTAAAGAAGCAAAAGGCTAAACAACAAGACGTCAACAATGTATTACAAATGCAAATTGACGAGTTCAAAATTCATGAGGTAACACAATACTATGCTGATGAGACCGAGGGCGCAGTGCATCAAGTAACGCAAAATGCAACTCGTGAGAAGATTCGAAGACTTGAACGTGAGAAGGAGGAGCTTGAATTGGAACTCTTAGATATTAGAGTGCATGAAGAGAAACAGAAACGCAAGGCAGTAAAATCTCTGATCTCTCCAAATTCGAACATAATAGCACTCAAagcaagagaaagaaagaagaacacAGATGCACACTTTGTCTATGAAGAAGtaaagaagaagacgaagactGGAAAAGAACTTTTCATAGATGTAGATGACTTAGTCGAGTCTCAAAAGGAcgaaagagaaaataagaaaCTGAGAAAGTTGAAGGCAAATGCTGAGGTACCAAAGCTTTTAAGTCATGAAAGTTGGATGGCGATTGAAACACTTTGGAATACAGCAGACAtcag taCTGAAGTATGGTCTTCGAAAGATGAACTAGTGCATGTCACTGCTCATGACATACAGACGTTGTTGTTTGAATCAGCATTATCAACCCTAACGTTTAAATTTCACTG taCTGAAGTATGGTCTTCGAAAGATGAACTAGTGCATGTCACTGCTCATGACATACAGACGTTGTTGTTTGAATCAGCATTATCAACCCTAACGTTTAAATTTCACTAG